The segment AatatgttgctgctgctgcattattgtattgttttttatatttgtctttgCACTTTATCCATTGATGTACTCGAATACATAAAACATGGCGTAACTTGATAGCCAATATTCTGGCATCACTGTATGTGATCTCTATTGTTGTGGTTAGAGTgaagacagaaaatataaaatatgtcttCCCTGTGTGGAGCTCATGCCCTGGATCTGTTACATGAagttaaattatgtaaaagaacTGGCCTGACTTTAATGTGACAGATTGTGAAAAAAGTACAGAAGAGGTTTCCTGATTAAAGCATTCCATTTGAACTGAGCAATTGTGTTTTATCTCtaagcagagagagagagaaaaagctcTTATATACAGTTTTATTGTACACTGTAGATATAGTATGTGGTCAGGGACTGGTGGGTCTACCAGAAAAATGTGGCTTTAAGGAAAATAATGACAGTTTAATGGACAGTCTGCCAATCCTCCACTTTAATCCAAATCCTGAAATACCCATATTTCAACAGATAttgtttaaattaacaaaatgaaaaattgtgCTTTTGAGACAACAAAGCTGTCTAAGTTCGGTGATAGCTGTAGTTTAAATCTAAATTCTTTAGATGAAATTGGTATAAAAGTTTATATTCATACCATCTcaattcttatttatttctgaACTCTGTGTGACACAATCATTAAGTCAGTGCTTGTGAACTATATGCATGCATCTGGGTTGTAAGCATTGTTAATGTCTGCACTGAATTTAGAGCATCACAGTGCAGAAGTGCAtgtcttatttaattttttaaaatctatttaagcATACTTttcatttgacaaaaaaagacacaacactctattttcttaaaataagatttttaatATTACTTATTATCATAAAGATATATTTACACACTttacagaaatagaaaataaaaacacaaagctacgcatgaaaggaaaaaataaaataagtactCCAAGAGCTAAAGCTTATCTTTTATAAATTAGAAACCAAAAGTTCAAATATGTACACAGTATTTCAACCATTTCTGAtacacttgttttatttatttattcatgtcatttatttttgccCAGTTCAACATCAAAACAGAGACAGGGACTGTACATTTGGCCTGGTGAGTAGTATGAGCACACACCATGAACAGAATATAAGTTTCAGGAGTAATACATTGTCTTTCAAATGGTATCTGCTTGAGACCTAGTAACACTGTTGTGATGGCGTGTAAGCCTACCGACTGCATTTCTCCTAAGATTGTTCTGAATGTGACTGTTCTTGGACACGGTGGTTACATATATGAAGGATGTCGCTATCAAGGCGGGAGGGGCCTGTGCTATTCTGGGTGTAGGAAGTCTCATTTTGAGGCTCCAAGATAATGACAGATCATTGTCATGTCTCATGGGAGTTAAAATCTAGTTATCCTTTGGATTGCCCAGCCAGAGGAAAAGTGTGTATTCATCAGATTGAATATCAGCCACTTGATCCTACAGACACCCACTCTAAAGGCCAACATGATACAGTTTGATGGGCTTAAAGATTCACAAGATAAAATCATGGAATGTGTTGTGTGCCAACTCTGCTTCCAGTTCTGCAATCAATGAAATGTTTTGGTAAATATCAAAGCAATTTCTTCCGGTAGAGAATTGAGCGTAGAGTGGCAataggaataataataataataaaaaaaaacataaaccttgtgtttttctgtgatctttttttaatgagggTGTTGTGTCCGTAGCTATGGGAATCAATGGCTAAgctaatattttaaaacctgCTTCTAGCTTATTCTCATCTCCATCAGTAGCTCATATCTATCTCTCTGCTCGTCCCCACTTCTTACACACTCCCTGCcaaatgcaaaaataattaaacacagagGGGGCAAGTTCtcagaacaaacatttttctaccAGGAAAACATGCTAACAAGTGCATAGGAACATTACTCAGGCCTTGTGATGGTCACAGAGAAGAGGAGTTGGAGAGGAAACATTGAGAGGATAGGAATCGTTTCTCTTGTGTAAGCTTTGCTGGAAAAGACCATTAAGGAAAATGGTTTTGCTCCCCGAGCATAATGTATTGGTTTACCATTTCAGTTTGAGCCTGGACGTGCTTGTCCTTCCACACCACCAGGCCCATTAACCTGATGTGCAGGGAAGCGCTGTGAGCTATGATCTACAAAAAAAGAATGCCTGAAAGCTTTCACGTGTCCACGACATATTGTGCTGCAGACTACTTTTCTATTTTGTTACATCCACAAAAGATACAGCTTTTCACACTGTATTAAAAAAGTAAGCTTTGGACAACCAGCTAGACAAGAATCAGACAGAAAATTGTCACAATACACTGGAAAACCATTCCATACCAAGAGACTCTTGTTTTCAGGGTGTATTTTTCCAGCAGCATAACGGAATTTCAAAAGTGCAGCCTTTCAAACCCATACAGAGAAGTCTTGGAGCAAAGCCACGTCTATTTCTTGTAAGTTGTTGACACCAGAGGCTTTGGATCTGTGGAGTATTTGGCTTTTGATTTTTTTGGATTCAACTGATAACCAGACCAagattaaaatgagtttttacaTAAACATTGGTTTGCTCTGGTCTCTGAAAGGGTAGCATGGCTGGTGCAGATGGTGAGGATACATTCATGAAGAATAGTGCGGATACAGACGTTACTCGGCTCCGTAACAATAACTTCTGATATGGGGAAATATTGATTTGAACCCCCTTGTCATGACCCAGTCTACTTTCAGCATCCAAACTCCTGCGGCTTTGAACTTTCATCCCCAGCTCATATCTTCCTACTATCTTCCCCAATAATACATGAGACATCCTGAGTAAAGCTGTCTCACTCCCGTGGAGCATTAATGAAATCTACATCTCTGTCTGCGAGGGTATGAAAAAATAATggtaaaactgaaattattacACTTCTCAGTGCCCTAggatttaatacatttttaatcaaggTGAACTTGGCTGGGTGGATTACCACTGTGATTTTAGATGCTCTCTTAATAAAGGCTTCTCATGCTGGGACTGAGAAGACtgcattttattataatatttgcATGAGACATGGCGAGAGGGAAAAAGTGTTGGAAATCTAGGTTAACCAGTCACCAAATGCTTATGGTCAAAACTGATTTGAACTCAGGGAGTTAGCTTTTCTGAATTACAATGGACTGAAGTGATATTTTAATCTGAAATCTTAATAGAAAACAACCAGGAGGCTGTTCAGCATACCTAACGCATAAACAAATGATTGGAAGGTGGTCAGTCACAGTCCTAATGTGTTAGATAATTACACACTGAATCAGCAGGGATTTGGAGATTGAAAAGGGGGAAGGGTGTGGTTTCAGTCTAAGCCAATTTAACAATGAGCTCAGACTAAGTGGCCCCGGCCAACCTTGGGGAGATCCATCTGAGAAAGATTAACTCCAGGATTTAATGAGCATAATGATCAAAGCCACGGCCACCTGTGCTGTGGAAGGGCACTCTAGAAAGGCAACTGTATCCAACTTAATGTAGAGACATCATGTGTAGAAATGACTGAATCTAGAAAAATCATGTCTATATTGGTGTATACATAAAGTGATAATAAAGATACAGTATATGAAAATATGCtcatataagttttaaatgtacTGTATGCTTGTGTTTCAttgaataaatgcacaaaatagACTGCTCTAGTACAAGCCTCTATCACAGCAccctgagaaaaaaagaaataaaactataacacagaaataaacaaacagtaaTATATTCCAGTATGATGGAAAGGCATAGCTTTTTGTCAGTGAAATGTGTTGTTATAAGGGTCAAACCAGCCATGTGCTGAATATTAAAACCGCCGGAGCACTAGTGGTAGGCTGATCGTGGTGACATTTTAACAGAGCTGATGCTTTCAAATGGCTCCTTTTTTCATCTATTCAACTTGTCCTCTTTGCCGACATTGTCTGACATGGGATGTCTGTTTgcaaaaattttaaatgcatAATGTATCAGTGTATCAAGACTTTAAACAAGAGGTAATGTGTTTTTCGTTTCACCCTAACCTTTTATTCCTCCGTTCCTGGCAGCATTGTGGAGAACGTTACTATTTGGCACTTCATTAAAAGGCAAGGCGGTCTGTCGGTGGAGCAAACCGCCACTGCCAGTTAACAGTCGTGTAGAGCAGCTGCGCAGGGCAGCAATGTGGTGAGAAGGCTTGGGATTGCGGACAGCACTGGGATTTGGGGTCAAAGGACTCATTCAAGGTGGGACATGTTACAGTAACCTTGAGCTTGTCAGGAAACCCCCCTTCCCCAAGGTGTTAATGAGTTCAGAAACACCAAAATAGCTTTGGATTAAAGAATCTCCTAAATGAGGGAATTATTCTGTCACtttaataaattgttttgaCAACATGTGCTCTCTTTTCAGTCCAGCCTTACTTTGCATGTGGACATACAAGCATTGAGAGGTACAAAGCACcattaataatgataattacGTGATGAGTATGATGTCATTCAGACGTGACGCTTCTCCTTGTCCAGTTTAAACACTaaatcttttgttcttttttgcaGCAGACATCCAAAGTATCTTGACTAAACTTTGCTTATGTCAATTTTTAAAACGGACTCTGCCTTTCTACATAATCAGCGCCCTCACCCACTAGTAAAGCTGTTAAGTAGCTACACAGCAATGACATCAGCGGCTGCTGTAACGTTGTATCTGAATCAAGTGAATACCACATTCTGGAGCAGTGACAGATGCTTTAAGACTCAGACTGTTTTGACCGGGCTCCCTCTCCACCACATGTCATGCAAAGTGTGTGAGACTCTCAGGGAGATCGCTGTGATTGGGCTCTATTAAGCAAATAATAggaaaattgaaaagaaaaacacttggGAGAAGACAGAGATAGATAAGTAGTGAGGGagtaagagaaagagagagacagagaaatagAGTCTGGTTGCTCGGGTTCAatacccccccaccccaacccCCTTTTCCTGCTCCCTATTCCTCCTAGAGCTGAGGGTGAGTGGCttgtcctgatttttttttttttcttcttgttttttgtggACAGAGTTGCTTGAAGAACCAGCAGGTGTTATGGACATCACTCTTCAGGCTGGGCAAGCATAGGCCCTTCAATGCAAGGCCCCCCAAGGCAAAGGAAGAGCATAGAAATCAGAACCTGGGGGAGGGCGCTCAAAGCATCATCtgcaaaacaggaaaacaacacagagaaTGCACAATcagcatgttttgtttgtttttccttaaaaaCATGGTCGTGTAGAGAAGGGTTTGACTTAATTAGTGTTTTGTTTATCAGAAAAAACTCAACATCTCTCCAGGGGAACACAGTATGTAAGAGACCTTgcaacttaataaataaataagtgagtatttcatttatttattataaaaggaTAGGCCACTTACTAATACAATAGTGCACATTACtagtgtatttttcttttgtgttttgtttttgtattttattagaaaaagcTAATGTAATCCTTATATTCTTAGCATAATTCAATGCTTAGCACATGCACTAACAATGGAataaacacctttttttttagcaaaaataTATGTCTCATAGTATgtatacacaaaaacaaaaatgcccAATGATTTACTCTTAAATGTGTCTtgtatttttgctttgttttttagagGAGTTTTGTAAAATCCATTATGAGTAGTCCATGTCTTACCTGCAGTAGAATTAGTGTAGTACTTAGAACAAGATCACTgaaaaaactactttattttattatttaaagcacctctaacttaaaaaaaaacaaacaaacaaaatcaaaacagttCAAGGATTCATGCAGTACTTCACTTGACTGTAAATTATTTATCTTAACATTTTCTTAATTGCAGAATATGGTCTATGTCACAGTAATATGTCAAACCATGTCACATATGATATAATTGTGTGATGCAGAAATAACATGATGTAAAACCCCACAATACAGCAGGTTGTGtgaatttttcatgtttaaatagtTTCAGATTGTAAAAACTTGGCTGTCTTGGTGGCCTCATGCTGAGTAGCTGTTAACTTGTGAGACCACTGCTGTCTTCTGCAAATAAGACACTgaattattatttgtatttcagaCACCTCTCTGAACCTTTTATCaaaaatttaacttttaatttaacaCATGCAGGTCTAATGTACCACATTATCCAATTTTGGTGCCAAGAAATATCACCTTGTCTGGCTGTATCTGGGACTTTTGTACCCGATTGTATTTCTCTCTACATTGACTATTCAGTCACACACTGCACTTCTACCACACTCATGGAGGTATCTGTGAGCAATCCTGGACAATAGCTGGGTTTTTCAGTGTTCTTGTCACAGATGGTACTTACAACTATAAAACTTAATTTGTGAATTTCTCAGTTGTATCATCAGATCAAAATATCCCAAAATCATTAAGTTCTTTTATGACTGCTTCCATGCTCTTTTAGCTGTCTGTATCATGACTCATTTGTGGTGGTTCGCGTACCATGACAAATATATCGTGACAGAACGGGATACTTTTGAAGATATGTAAAATCATCATTTTGGTATGCCTTTATACCATGCAGACATTCAAACCCTAACCCAACAAGTATGCCCCTCAGGAAGTTTTTGCTGAAACCTTCTTTGTGTTGTTCTCTGTGTTATCTTGCACATCTTGAAGAAAAGGCTATCCTAGACATGTTCTAACCAGATTTCATGGTCTTTGATTGGAAAGTGCAGCAGGGAGTAAGAAAAACAATTGTATATCTGGCTGTGAAACACAAGCCCAACATTATACTACACTCTGGGGACTGGATTACTTCTTGACAATGAAAATCTTTCATCTTCTATCGTTTTTTAATCTTCTCCTATCCTATGATGATTTCAGAAGATTCAGCATGCTTCATTCGCTGATAAGAGCCAGAGCTTGAATCAAGACAGCATTTTTCTGTGGACATGTAATGTTCCTGAACTGATTTATGGTATATCTAATCTCCTGcgagttgttttatttgttcatgtCCTTTGTGCTTTTGGATCCATGATATGATTTCAGTGCAGAAACTCCCTTGAAGTCATGCAACATTATATAGTGTATGGGAAGGACATGCAGACATTATGCTGATGGGTAAATGCTTAAAAGACTCATTCACTGAGTTTTCTCACACTCAGGGTCACTAGGGGTTTCCTCTAGCTTTAAATCTGTAATATCCTGTTGTTTTTAAGACTGTCACTGGCATGTTCCAAGAGTTGTAATAGCATGGCTTAACCTGAATCTACTTAGATGCTCAAAGAAGTTGACCCAGGTTGCCATCTTTCTTCTCAGAGCTGCTCACATCTGGAACTTGTAATGATGAAAAATCCAACTTCGACTCAGGTGTCATACAGAATAAAAGATGAGCTGCTTTTGACACAAAGATTGGGTGATGTTGCTAAATAGCATGAGGCTGGAGGATGGACAACGTCAAGGAAATCATTGTCTTTTATCTTTATATAAACAGTGTAGTAATTATGTTTTGGACAGAAGTGACATATCCACAGAATCTGTCTGTGTATGAGTCCCAGTCCTCAGCTGGATGTATCTATTGAACTCTAGCTTTGATCAAACAAACtgcatctccagctgcttccaGAAGTGATTTTTCCCACCATCAGCACAAACTGAAGAAGAAAGCAGGAAGCATGAGGAAGAACAGAGCCTTTCAAGCTGATGCGTTAGAAGATTGGACAGATTGATGCTGGATATCAGGCCTTGTAAAAGACTTAATTCTTTCTGGCAGGCTGTGgtcaaactgaactgaaaaaaatctgactttcaGTACCGATTTTCCttgaagcatttatttattgatggttGGTATTCCACATTCACTAAAATACTGATGGACAGCCTTATTTTCATTGTGGTCAAGTTGGGGTAAAATGACATGGTATGTGGAGAAAACTCCATGAATGAGGTGAACTATACACTTAGTAAAGAATGAGGAGGAGTCAGAGAGgggagtgaaaaagaaaaaaaaaacttcagtgtGTTGTGGTTTAAGTGGTGTTTGCGGAGACAGCATTGTGACTCACTGAACTGTTCACTTTTACTGAGCTTCACAACTTCCTGAAGCTCCTCTTATTGCGTGGCCAGCATTCTGGCACTGAACATAAGCTCCAAACACTCAACTCACTGAGAGGATTCTCACATTTTATTGCCAGACGAATGGAAGTTTTAAGACCCATCTTGTCCTTCAAGTGCTACTATCCTGGCTTGGACCTTACTCATTGTTTTCACCTTTGTTATAAGCCTCTAGAGTCTCGTATTCAAAGCAAAAGGGAGCTCAAAGAGGCCTAACCTAATACACAAAACTACAATAAACATTGATTATCCATAATTCACTATAGGTTGTAAAGCATCTCTGGATGTTTTAGAGAATAGACCTTTCAAACGTCTTTATCTTTGATCCCTATTCCTTAAAACCGATTAACCATGCCTTGACACTCTCTGGCTGCAGCCTCCTCTCACTATGGATTTAATTTACAGGGGACCTCTGCAGGTCAGTGCGGTATGGTTGGCACCTCCTGCAGCGATATTGTGTCTTATTCAGCTTTCCTGTCTCTCACATTGTCTAGGAAAGACGTTGAAATTCTGCTGTTACCttcttttcataaaaacatGCTGACATTAATGAGTTTAAACCTGGACGGCCTGTAAATTTGATAGTGGTATTAAATTGCCTGTAGTATATTTTAGTTTCTCAGTGAAGCTTGatctgtttttactgaaatacagtgaaaatgtttGGGTTCAGTATAGAAAATCAAACTGTGAAAAGGTGACAAGCAAAATATTATCTTTGATTATAAATGTGAGAGTTTTTCACACAAAATCTTGTTTTACCTGACAGCAAACTAAACATTCGCTTTCAAGAAAATAGTTGCTGCCAAGAAACCTAACTCTACAAATTATTATCTTTGGATAAAAGGTTTTAATTGACTTAACCAGATGGAGAGTAAAGATCTTTTCCAGCTGAATTAACTCAAAGGTTAGGTTGTATTAGGACATAAATGACgtagatttaaaaacaacctttaTCGTTCTAGGAAGCTTGTAGGCAAAGTCCAATAATCGTTTAAGACATGCACTTTTTTTCAGTGCCAACAATAACATCCTTCGGATGGAGCTCAGTCTGACTGTGGTCATTAAGTTTCCATGTAAGAGTTTTTAGCTCGTCAAGTATTTCGGGGCTGAACTTCATATCTCTTTATACATTTCTCTGTTCATGAAGATTTTCTCACTGAACTCGTCAGTTTCTTTAACTGCTCAACTCTCACTCAACAGAAAACTGACCTGGTGGATAAAACACAGCTGAGACAGACAgctaatctatatattttttattttccaaaactCTCTGAGGAGTAGAGTCCTTTTATTGCATAATGCTGGCTGTGTTATCACCGGTTTGTTGAAACTCACCTTGCTCTAGAATGGCATGGGGCCCTTGTGGGAAAGACGGGGTCGTGGGCGTCTTCTCTTCCAGCCGGCTGGTCTGTGGGTCTGACCGCCTCTCGGTGGATTTTGCGGCACCATTTTTCTCATCTTTGCTGCCTCTTCCAGCTCTCTGCCATGCTCCGTGGAGGCCATGGGACCTGGAGGACACATGCACAGAAAAGAGATCAATTTGACAAACAAAAATGGTCTTCCCAGTAGATTCAGATCGTGTTACAAAACTTTCTCTCATCCAGGTCATCACAATTTGATCCTGAGCCAAGTAAATCAGTGCTTATAAAGAAGTGGCACAATCCGAAAGAGGGATCACGCTGGTAATAGATGAGGAAATAAGAGACATGTATGGATAAACTTGTGGGAGATTCTGTGTGGCCCCTTATAAGCCCACCCAGCATTCTTGCTCATCAAGTTGGTGTGGTCCAACACAAAGCACCGCAGAAACACAAAGCCCTGGCAGAGGCGAAAACCCTAAACCCTCTGTCTCATGTCTCCATCACTCTCCCTTAAAATTACAAACTACATACAACACCAAACCCACTGGAGGTGAATCTTGTTGCAGGATTTGTCCGAAGCTTGGGGATGAGTTTAATAGCACTCAGTCTCACTGGGAGCGTGTGGATGTCTTAAGTGTGTGAGTATGCGTGTGTATGAGAATGATTCCAGATGTTTTTAGTCATTTCTCAATAAGTGTGGCTTGATCCCTTAAAGCCCTTCTTTTCCCCATGCCGTGGTCCACCTCAAGTGTCTGCGACCTCTCAACCTATGGCAAACTGACAGACCGCCTCTTgggtccttttttttaaaaattttttataatGATTCGCagcaaaactttatttgtaatggGATATTTAATATGGGTGATCTTTCACACTGCACCTCATTCTTTAGTTCAGTGAAATTTGAGTAAAAGCAACAAAGGGCTTCATGTGAAAGTGGTTAAATATTAGCAGCTATGTATGTGGTGATGAATATGTAGTTTGAATCAGTTAATATCATACTATACTGAGCTTTTGAAGTGGAGTTTTATACCCACGATTAAAGAAACCCTGAAGCTGAGGATATTGTGAGTTTTAAACCATAGTTTGCCAATTTAGTATTATCTTTTATTCAACCTCCTATTTTTAGTTTTGACCAATCAAcaggtgatttattttttatttaagagaGACTTCTGCTCAGGAATAATCAACATCTTCTTAATACCTTACCAATGATTCTCTTTAAAGGCAGTGATTTCTTAAGAGCCAAACtaacccctttttttctttgcacatttAACTCCATCAAAAAGCAGATTGACATTACACACATGAGGTCATGACATTCCTGTCTCCTCCCCTCAGAAAGACTGGCACCGTTTTTAGAATTCCCGAGGGAATGACCTTCCTTAGCTTTACAAGCGCTTCGGTGAGGACACAGCTTAAGATAAGTCAGCTGGTTTGACTGCAGAAGcttgtaaaagcaaaaaaagtatACTGAGGACAGCAGCTGAGCAGCTTAAAAAAGTGGCGATGATGCTAGGTTTGCACTTTTCTTAAGAATCTTTTCATCAGTCATTGTGAGTTGtgatattaaatgtttttaaatgaacaaggCACAGCTGTGGCTCTGAACATGTTGGCTAACTTAGATTTTATGGTCTGGCTCTAAAACCTGAttactgcatttaaaaagtctttAGTGTGTCAAGCAGATAGCCTCGATTTGTTGAAAAGAGAGCAAATTCAAATACAGGACTTAAAACATTGTCAGAAGAAAAGCAAATTCTTCCTGCAGACTTTATTAACTAATGACCTTCAGCTGTGGCTGTATGAAGACTGCTTTTAAAAGAACAACTTTCTTTGAAAAcgaggaagaaaagaagagtTTAAGGCTTTCAAATTTAAATAAGGGTTAACTG is part of the Melanotaenia boesemani isolate fMelBoe1 chromosome 7, fMelBoe1.pri, whole genome shotgun sequence genome and harbors:
- the apln gene encoding apelin → MNVKILTLVIVLLVSLLCSASAGPMASTEHGRELEEAAKMRKMVPQNPPRGGQTHRPAGWKRRRPRPRLSHKGPMPF